The proteins below come from a single Loxodonta africana isolate mLoxAfr1 chromosome 20, mLoxAfr1.hap2, whole genome shotgun sequence genomic window:
- the HSPA13 gene encoding heat shock 70 kDa protein 13 isoform X1, translating to MMPKDSLARFLPQKSWRLKLADTHLRDDGLIHDTYFHGNKNVLSKNGMVEFSVTSNETITVSPEYVGSRLLLKLKEMAEDYLGMPVANAVISVPAEFDLKQRNSTIEAANLAGLKILRVINEPTAAAMAYGLHKADVFHVLVIDLGGGTLDVSLLNKQGGMFLTRAMSGNNKLGGQDFNQRLLQYLYKQIYQTYGFLPSRKEEIHRLRQAVEMVKLNLTLHHLAQMSVLLTVEEKDRKEPQSSGTELPKDTLSPADGHDVNSVFGAGLSEKKSGENQVLFETEISRKLFDTLNEDLFQKILVPIQQVLKEGHLEKTEIDEVVLVGGSTRIPRIRQVIQEFFGKDPNTSVDPDLAVVTGVAIQAGIDGGSWPLQVSALEIPNKHLQKTNFN from the exons ATGATGCCAAAAGATTCATTGGCAAGATTTTTACCCCAGAAGAGCTGGAGGCTGAAGTTGGCAGATACCCATTTAAG GGATGATGGGCTAATACACGATACATATTTTCATGGAAACAAAAAT GTTTTAAGCAAAAATGGAATGGTTGAGTTTTCTGTGACAAGTAATGAGACCATCACCGTCTCCCCAGAGTATGTTGGCTCTCGACTGCTGTTGAAGTTAAAGGAAATGGCAGAGGACTATCTTGGAATGCCAGTTGCTAATGCTGTCATTTCTGTACCAGCGGAATTTGATCTAAAACAGAGAAATTCAACAATCGAAGCGGCAAACCTTGCAG GACTGAAGATCTTGAGAGTAATAAATGAACCTACAGCAGCTGCTATGGCCTACGGTCTCCACAAGGCTGATGTCTTTCACGTCTTGGTAATAGATTTGGGCGGAGGAACTCTAGATGTGTCCTTACTAAATAAACAAGGAGGAATGTTTCTAACCCGAGCAATGTCTG GAAACAATAAACTTGGAGGACAGGACTTCAATCAGAGATTGCTTCAGTACTTATATAAACAGATCTATCAAACATACGGCTTCCTCCCCTCTAGGAAAGAGGAGATCCACAGATTAAGACAAGCTGTGGAAATGGTCAAGTTAAACCTGACCCTTCATCACTTGGCACAGATGTCAGTATTACTCACGGTGGAGGAAAAGGATAGGAAGGAACCTCAAAGTAGTGGCACTGAACTGCCAAAGGACACGCTGTCCCCAGCAGATGGCCACGATGTGAACAGTGTGTTTGGAGCTGGCCTTTCTGAAAAGAAAAGTGGAGAAAATCAGGTTTTATTTGAAACGGAAATATCACGGAAGCTCTTTGACACCCTTAATGAAGACCTCTTCCAGAAAATACTAGTACCCATTCAACAAGTATTAAAGGAAGGCCACCTGGAAAAGACCGAGATTGATGAGGTGGTTTTAGTTGGGGGTTCTACTCGTATTCCTCGAATCCGCCAAGTCATTCAGGAGTTTTTTGGAAAGGATCCGAACACATCTGTAGACCCTGACCTGGCAGTGGTGACAGGAGTGGCTATCCAAGCAGGAATTGACGGAGGCTCTTGGCCTCTCCAAGTCAGTGCTTTAGAAATTCCCAATAAGCATTTACAAAAAACCAACTTCAACTGA
- the HSPA13 gene encoding heat shock 70 kDa protein 13 isoform X2, protein MAGEMTILGSAVLTLLLAGYLAQQYLPLPTPKVIGIDLGTTYCSVGVFFPGTGKVKVIPDENGHISIPSMVSFTDSDVYVGYESLELADSNPQNTIYDAKRFIGKIFTPEELEAEVGRYPFKVLSKNGMVEFSVTSNETITVSPEYVGSRLLLKLKEMAEDYLGMPVANAVISVPAEFDLKQRNSTIEAANLAGLKILRVINEPTAAAMAYGLHKADVFHVLVIDLGGGTLDVSLLNKQGGMFLTRAMSGNNKLGGQDFNQRLLQYLYKQIYQTYGFLPSRKEEIHRLRQAVEMVKLNLTLHHLAQMSVLLTVEEKDRKEPQSSGTELPKDTLSPADGHDVNSVFGAGLSEKKSGENQVLFETEISRKLFDTLNEDLFQKILVPIQQVLKEGHLEKTEIDEVVLVGGSTRIPRIRQVIQEFFGKDPNTSVDPDLAVVTGVAIQAGIDGGSWPLQVSALEIPNKHLQKTNFN, encoded by the exons ATGGCCGGAGAGATGACGATCTTAG GATCAGCTGTGTTGACTCTCCTGTTGGCTGGCTATTTGGCACAACAGTATTTGCCCTTGCCGACTCCTAAAGTGATTGGCATTGACCTTGGTACAACCTACTGTTCTGTTGGAGTGTTTTTTCCTGGCACAGGAAAAGTGAAGGTCATTCCAGATGAAAATGGGCATATCAGCATACCCAGCATGGTATCCTTTACTGACAGTGACGTGTATGTGGGGTATGAAAGCTTAgagctggcagattcaaatccTCAGAACACAATATATGATGCCAAAAGATTCATTGGCAAGATTTTTACCCCAGAAGAGCTGGAGGCTGAAGTTGGCAGATACCCATTTAAG GTTTTAAGCAAAAATGGAATGGTTGAGTTTTCTGTGACAAGTAATGAGACCATCACCGTCTCCCCAGAGTATGTTGGCTCTCGACTGCTGTTGAAGTTAAAGGAAATGGCAGAGGACTATCTTGGAATGCCAGTTGCTAATGCTGTCATTTCTGTACCAGCGGAATTTGATCTAAAACAGAGAAATTCAACAATCGAAGCGGCAAACCTTGCAG GACTGAAGATCTTGAGAGTAATAAATGAACCTACAGCAGCTGCTATGGCCTACGGTCTCCACAAGGCTGATGTCTTTCACGTCTTGGTAATAGATTTGGGCGGAGGAACTCTAGATGTGTCCTTACTAAATAAACAAGGAGGAATGTTTCTAACCCGAGCAATGTCTG GAAACAATAAACTTGGAGGACAGGACTTCAATCAGAGATTGCTTCAGTACTTATATAAACAGATCTATCAAACATACGGCTTCCTCCCCTCTAGGAAAGAGGAGATCCACAGATTAAGACAAGCTGTGGAAATGGTCAAGTTAAACCTGACCCTTCATCACTTGGCACAGATGTCAGTATTACTCACGGTGGAGGAAAAGGATAGGAAGGAACCTCAAAGTAGTGGCACTGAACTGCCAAAGGACACGCTGTCCCCAGCAGATGGCCACGATGTGAACAGTGTGTTTGGAGCTGGCCTTTCTGAAAAGAAAAGTGGAGAAAATCAGGTTTTATTTGAAACGGAAATATCACGGAAGCTCTTTGACACCCTTAATGAAGACCTCTTCCAGAAAATACTAGTACCCATTCAACAAGTATTAAAGGAAGGCCACCTGGAAAAGACCGAGATTGATGAGGTGGTTTTAGTTGGGGGTTCTACTCGTATTCCTCGAATCCGCCAAGTCATTCAGGAGTTTTTTGGAAAGGATCCGAACACATCTGTAGACCCTGACCTGGCAGTGGTGACAGGAGTGGCTATCCAAGCAGGAATTGACGGAGGCTCTTGGCCTCTCCAAGTCAGTGCTTTAGAAATTCCCAATAAGCATTTACAAAAAACCAACTTCAACTGA